The DNA segment TGAAGTGGGGAAGTAGTAAGCCGCAGGGGAGGCATAGGGGGCGGGAGCGGCGAGAACACCATCTTCCATCACGGTAATCTTTTCAGAACGATTTTGCCCAGTGCCACGCATACCAATATTTGGGCGCAGACCATAACCATCTTCTTCTTGAATATAAACACCGGGCACAGAGGCCAAGGTGCGCATAATATCGGAATATTTAAAGGTTTCTAATTCGGCTTCGGTAATTTGATGGGCGCTACCAGGCGTGGTATCGAGGGGATTTTTACTGCCGAAAATACTGATCTGTTCTATTTTTGCGGGGGCTTGGGTAGGCGAATTGGCTTGTGCATTGAAGGCGGTAGTTAATGCGCAGGCCAATAAGCTAAGGCGCATTGGGCTAAGTTGGGTCATTGGGCTCTCCGAATCGGACATGGTGTTTGTCTTTATTTTTTTTGCAAACAGGAATTGTTCTCGTTTGCGGCCGCGGAGCTTAGTTTTATTAACTTAAAACCAACTTAAAATTCTTTATCTTTACAAATGTGAGTCAGATGTTACTTTGTTCGTTACCTTAAGAGGATAAGTCATCGGGTGAGTGAAATGCCGAAACTGAGGTAGACTCGTTGCACCTTTGTTATTCGCCCAATATTGAGCCAGTTAAGATCGAGTTTATATGTTCCTATCGCCGTATTTTTCTAAGCAAAATCAATCAATTTCTGTATCTGCACAACAAGCCAGTGACTTCGCCAAGAAAATCGCCCAAGACTTTAACCCTATTCACGATGTGGGTGCTAAGCGCTTTTGTGTGCCCGGTGACTTGCTGTTTGCCCTCGTCTTAACCCAATACGGTTTAAGCCAGAACATGAAGTTTACCTTTGCTGGCATGGTCGGTGATGGCGTCGAGCTGCAATTTCCCGAGCAGGTGAACGACAGTTTTTCGATTTGCGATAACCGCGAGAAAACCTATTTGCAGGTCAGTCGTGAGGGCGATGTGAGTCGCTGTGACGCGCAAACCGAATCCTTTATTCGCAATTATGTGGCGTTTTCGGGGCACAATTTTATCGATATCTTGGTGCCTTTGATGAAACAGCATCAAGTGATGATCAATCCCGAGCGCCCCTTAGTGATCTACGAGAGCATGTCATTCGACTTAACCAGTCTCGACTTTGTGGAAGTAAAATTATCGCTAGTACAACAAGAGCTTAAGATTGATGGCAAGCGTGGTGATGTGACACTGCACTTCGAGCTGCATAGCGGCGATACCTTAGTCGGCACTGGGATTAAAACCTTAGTCATGAGCGGCCTGCGCCCCTACGAAGAGGCGCAAATGCAGCAAATGTGCGCCGCCTATGAAGGGCGCAAAACTGATTTTTAAGCGGTATTTTGAGTCAGACCTATCTCGAGTAAGGCTTATTTCGAGTCAGAACTATTTTGAGTCAGACCTGAGTGATTCGGTAAGTATGGCGCCAAGGGAAAACTAAGGCGCCGATAACGGGATGTGACTCAATTCAAACCACATGGGATAACAACAGCTTTAAAGCCTGTTATCCCAAGGGTTTAGCTAGGTTATTTAACTTAACTTGCTAACCTCGCTCTCCAGCCGTTTTCCCACTTCACATATCAACTCTGCCTTTCTGTTTAGCCATAGGTTAAGCCTCTCGCTTATCCATTAACGCTTAGCCAAAATAGGTTAATCAATAGACAGTTGCGAGACTGTCTCGGCGACATTCTCTGCGCCGGTGCGAATATCACCCATCACGGCGGTGACTTCCGCTAATTGCTGTTTGCCTTCCTCGGCGATGCGCTCAACCTCGTTCATCATGCTGGTGGCACTGGCCGTCAGTTGGCTGTTCTTATCAACCACGGCAGCAATTTCGCCAGTCGATTTACTGGTTCTCGCCGCTAATTGGCGTACCTCATCGGCCACCACGGCA comes from the Shewanella mangrovisoli genome and includes:
- a CDS encoding DUF3581 domain-containing protein produces the protein MFLSPYFSKQNQSISVSAQQASDFAKKIAQDFNPIHDVGAKRFCVPGDLLFALVLTQYGLSQNMKFTFAGMVGDGVELQFPEQVNDSFSICDNREKTYLQVSREGDVSRCDAQTESFIRNYVAFSGHNFIDILVPLMKQHQVMINPERPLVIYESMSFDLTSLDFVEVKLSLVQQELKIDGKRGDVTLHFELHSGDTLVGTGIKTLVMSGLRPYEEAQMQQMCAAYEGRKTDF